A stretch of Pseudomonas sp. LS.1a DNA encodes these proteins:
- the rpoC gene encoding DNA-directed RNA polymerase subunit beta' — MKDLLNLLKNQGQVEEFDAIRIGLASPEMIRSWSFGEVKKPETINYRTFKPERDGLFCAKIFGPVKDYECLCGKYKRLKHRGVICEKCGVEVALAKVRRERMAHIELASPVAHIWFLKSLPSRIGLLMDMTLRDIERVLYFESYVVIDPGMTTLEKGQLLNDEQYFEALEEFGDDFDARMGAEAVRELLHAIDLEHEIGRLREEIPQTNSETKIKKLSKRLKLMEAFQGSGNLPEWMVLTVLPVLPPDLRPLVPLDGGRFATSDLNDLYRRVINRNNRLKRLLDLSAPDIIVRNEKRMLQEAVDALLDNGRRGRAITGSNKRPLKSLADMIKGKQGRFRQNLLGKRVDYSGRSVITVGPTLRLHQCGLPKKMALELFKPFIFGKLEMRGLATTIKAAKKMVERELPEVWDVLAEVIREHPVLLNRAPTLHRLGIQAFEPVLIEGKAIQLHPLVCAAYNADFDGDQMAVHVPLTLEAQLEARALMMSTNNILSPANGEPIIVPSQDVVLGLYYMTREAINAKGEGRVFADLQEVDRVFRAGEAALHAKIKVRINETVKERDGSVVKNTRIVDTTVGRALLFQVVPAGLPYDVVNQPMKKKAISKLINQCYRVVGLKETVIFADQLMYTGFAYSTISGVSIGVNDFVIPDEKARIIGTATDEVKEIESQYASGLVTQGEKYNKVIDLWSKANDEVSKAMMANLSKEKVIDREGKEVEQESFNSMYMMADSGARGSAAQIRQLAGMRGLMAKPDGSIIETPITANFREGLSVLQYFISTHGARKGLADTALKTANSGYLTRRLVDVAQDLVVTEIDCGTDQGLLMTPHIEGGDVVEPLGERVLGRVIARDVFKPGTEDVIVPAGTLVDEKWVEFIELNSIDEVVVRSPINCETRYGICAKCYGRDLARGHQVNIGEAVGVIAAQSIGEPGTQLTMRTFHIGGAASRTSAADSVQVKNGGMVRLHNLKQVERADGNLVAVSRSGELAIADEFGRERERYKLPYGAVISVKEGDKVEAGAIVAKWDPHTHPIVTELKGTVTFVGMEEGITIKRQTDELTGLTNIEVLDVKDRPAAGKEIRPAIKMVDASGKDLYLPGTDVPAQYFLPANALVGVADGAQIGVGDVIARIPQETSKTRDITGGLPRVADLFEARRPKEASILAEVSGTIAFGKETKGKRRLVITPTDGSDPYEELIPKWRHLNVFEGEQVNRGEVISDGPSDPHDILRLLGVSALAKYIVNEIQDVYRLQGVKINDKHIETILRQMLRKVEISESGDSSFIKGDQMELTQVLVENERLAAEDKFVSKFTRVLLGITKASLSTESFISAASFQETTRVLTEAAVTGKRDYLRGLKENVVVGRLIPAGTGLAYHSERKRRRDADKPLRVSASEVEAALTEALNSSGN, encoded by the coding sequence TTGAAAGACCTACTGAATTTGCTGAAAAACCAGGGTCAAGTCGAAGAGTTCGACGCCATCCGCATCGGTCTGGCGTCGCCTGAAATGATCCGTTCGTGGTCGTTCGGTGAAGTTAAGAAGCCGGAAACCATCAACTACCGTACGTTCAAGCCTGAGCGTGACGGCCTGTTCTGCGCCAAGATCTTTGGCCCAGTCAAGGACTACGAGTGCCTGTGCGGCAAGTACAAGCGCCTCAAGCACCGCGGCGTGATCTGCGAGAAGTGCGGCGTTGAAGTTGCCCTGGCAAAAGTTCGTCGTGAGCGCATGGCGCACATCGAACTGGCCTCGCCGGTTGCCCACATCTGGTTCCTGAAATCGCTGCCGTCCCGTATCGGCCTGCTGATGGACATGACCCTGCGTGACATCGAGCGCGTGCTCTACTTCGAGAGCTACGTCGTTATCGATCCGGGCATGACCACCCTGGAAAAGGGCCAGCTGCTGAACGACGAGCAGTACTTCGAAGCGCTGGAAGAGTTCGGTGACGACTTCGACGCTCGCATGGGTGCCGAGGCTGTTCGCGAGCTGCTGCATGCTATCGACCTGGAGCACGAGATCGGTCGCCTGCGCGAAGAAATTCCGCAGACCAACTCGGAAACCAAGATCAAGAAGCTGTCCAAGCGCCTGAAGCTGATGGAAGCGTTCCAGGGCTCGGGCAACCTGCCTGAGTGGATGGTCCTGACCGTCCTGCCAGTGCTGCCGCCGGACCTGCGTCCGCTGGTTCCGCTGGATGGTGGCCGCTTCGCGACCTCCGACCTGAACGACCTGTATCGTCGGGTGATCAACCGTAACAACCGTCTGAAGCGCCTGCTGGATCTGTCGGCGCCGGACATCATCGTGCGCAACGAAAAGCGCATGCTGCAGGAAGCGGTCGACGCCCTGCTGGACAACGGCCGTCGCGGTCGCGCCATCACTGGCTCGAACAAGCGTCCGCTGAAGTCCCTGGCCGACATGATCAAAGGTAAGCAAGGTCGCTTCCGTCAGAACCTGCTCGGTAAGCGTGTGGACTACTCCGGCCGTTCGGTAATTACCGTAGGCCCGACCCTGCGTCTGCACCAGTGCGGTCTGCCGAAGAAGATGGCCCTCGAGCTGTTCAAGCCGTTCATTTTCGGCAAGCTGGAAATGCGTGGTCTGGCGACCACCATCAAGGCTGCCAAGAAGATGGTCGAGCGCGAGCTGCCAGAGGTGTGGGACGTGCTCGCCGAGGTGATCCGCGAACACCCCGTGCTGCTCAACCGTGCACCGACCCTGCACCGTCTGGGTATCCAGGCCTTTGAACCGGTTCTGATCGAAGGTAAGGCTATCCAGCTGCACCCGCTGGTCTGTGCCGCGTACAACGCCGACTTCGACGGTGACCAGATGGCCGTTCACGTGCCGCTGACCCTGGAAGCCCAGCTCGAAGCGCGCGCGCTGATGATGTCGACCAACAACATCCTGTCGCCAGCCAACGGTGAGCCAATCATCGTTCCGTCGCAGGACGTGGTACTGGGTCTGTACTACATGACCCGTGAAGCCATCAACGCCAAGGGCGAAGGTCGCGTGTTCGCCGACCTGCAGGAAGTCGACCGCGTATTCCGCGCCGGCGAGGCTGCCCTGCACGCGAAAATCAAGGTTCGTATCAACGAAACCGTGAAAGAGCGTGACGGTTCCGTGGTCAAGAACACCCGCATCGTCGACACCACCGTCGGCCGTGCGCTGCTGTTCCAGGTTGTACCGGCAGGCCTGCCGTACGACGTGGTCAACCAGCCGATGAAGAAGAAGGCGATCTCCAAGCTGATCAACCAGTGCTACCGCGTGGTTGGTCTGAAAGAGACCGTTATCTTCGCTGACCAGCTGATGTACACCGGTTTCGCTTACTCGACCATTTCCGGCGTTTCCATCGGTGTTAACGACTTCGTTATCCCGGACGAGAAAGCCCGCATCATCGGTACCGCTACCGACGAAGTGAAGGAAATCGAGAGTCAGTACGCCTCCGGCCTGGTAACCCAGGGCGAGAAGTACAACAAGGTCATCGACTTGTGGTCGAAGGCGAACGACGAAGTGTCCAAGGCGATGATGGCCAACCTCTCGAAAGAGAAGGTCATCGACCGCGAAGGCAAGGAAGTCGAGCAAGAGTCCTTCAACTCGATGTACATGATGGCTGACTCTGGTGCGCGTGGTTCGGCAGCCCAGATCCGTCAGCTGGCCGGTATGCGTGGCCTGATGGCCAAGCCGGACGGCTCCATCATCGAGACGCCGATCACCGCGAACTTCCGTGAAGGTCTGAGCGTTCTGCAGTACTTCATTTCGACCCACGGTGCTCGTAAGGGTCTGGCGGATACCGCACTGAAGACTGCGAACTCCGGTTACCTGACTCGTCGTCTGGTAGACGTTGCCCAGGATCTGGTGGTTACCGAGATCGACTGCGGCACCGACCAGGGCCTGCTGATGACCCCGCACATCGAAGGCGGCGACGTTGTAGAGCCGCTGGGTGAGCGTGTACTGGGTCGTGTCATCGCCCGTGACGTGTTCAAGCCAGGCACCGAGGACGTCATCGTTCCGGCCGGTACCCTGGTTGACGAGAAGTGGGTCGAGTTCATCGAGCTGAACAGCATCGACGAAGTGGTCGTGCGTTCGCCGATCAACTGCGAAACCCGCTACGGCATCTGCGCCAAGTGCTACGGTCGTGACCTGGCTCGCGGTCACCAGGTGAACATCGGTGAAGCTGTCGGCGTTATCGCTGCCCAGTCGATCGGTGAGCCGGGTACCCAGCTGACCATGCGTACGTTCCACATCGGTGGTGCTGCGAGCCGTACCTCGGCTGCCGACAGCGTCCAGGTGAAGAACGGCGGTATGGTGCGTCTGCACAACCTGAAGCAGGTAGAGCGTGCTGATGGCAACCTTGTTGCCGTATCGCGTTCGGGCGAGTTGGCCATTGCCGACGAGTTCGGTCGTGAGCGTGAGCGCTACAAGCTGCCTTACGGTGCGGTGATTTCGGTCAAGGAAGGTGACAAGGTCGAAGCTGGCGCCATCGTCGCCAAGTGGGACCCGCACACCCACCCGATCGTTACCGAACTGAAAGGTACCGTGACCTTCGTGGGCATGGAAGAAGGCATCACCATCAAGCGTCAGACCGACGAATTGACCGGTTTGACCAACATTGAAGTTCTGGACGTCAAGGATCGCCCTGCCGCTGGTAAGGAAATCCGTCCGGCGATCAAGATGGTCGACGCTTCTGGCAAGGACCTGTACCTGCCAGGTACCGACGTACCTGCCCAGTACTTCCTGCCGGCCAACGCCCTCGTCGGTGTGGCTGACGGTGCCCAGATCGGTGTTGGTGACGTTATCGCGCGTATCCCGCAAGAAACGTCGAAGACCCGTGACATCACCGGTGGTCTGCCGCGCGTTGCCGACCTGTTCGAAGCGCGCCGTCCGAAAGAAGCCTCGATTCTGGCTGAAGTCAGCGGCACCATCGCGTTCGGTAAGGAGACCAAGGGCAAGCGTCGTCTGGTCATCACCCCGACCGACGGTAGCGATCCGTACGAAGAGCTGATTCCGAAGTGGCGCCACCTGAACGTCTTCGAAGGCGAACAGGTAAACCGCGGCGAAGTTATCTCCGACGGCCCGAGCGATCCGCACGACATCCTGCGTCTGCTGGGTGTGAGCGCGCTGGCGAAGTACATCGTCAACGAGATCCAGGACGTTTACCGTCTGCAAGGCGTTAAGATCAACGACAAGCACATCGAGACCATCCTGCGTCAGATGCTGCGCAAGGTCGAGATCTCCGAGTCGGGCGATTCCAGCTTCATCAAGGGCGACCAGATGGAACTGACCCAGGTACTGGTAGAGAACGAGCGTCTCGCCGCCGAGGACAAGTTCGTCTCCAAGTTCACCCGCGTGCTGCTGGGTATCACCAAGGCGTCGCTGTCGACCGAGTCGTTCATCTCCGCGGCTTCCTTCCAGGAAACCACCCGCGTACTGACCGAAGCGGCGGTAACCGGCAAGCGCGACTACCTGCGCGGCCTGAAAGAGAACGTGGTCGTGGGTCGTCTGATCCCGGCCGGTACTGGTCTGGCCTACCACAGCGAGCGCAAGCGTCGCCGTGATGCCGACAAACCGCTGCGTGTGAGCGCCAGTGAGGTGGAAGCCGCACTGACCGAAGCGCTGAATTCCAGCGGTAACTAA
- the rpsL gene encoding 30S ribosomal protein S12 — protein sequence MATINQLVRQPRKRSVEKSDVPALQNCPQRRGVCTRVYTTTPKKPNSALRKVCRVRLTNGFEVSSYIGGEGHNLQEHSVVLIRGGRVKDLPGVRYHTVRGSLDTSGVKGRNQGRSKYGTKRPK from the coding sequence ATGGCAACTATCAACCAGCTGGTACGTCAGCCGCGTAAGCGTTCGGTCGAGAAGTCCGACGTTCCTGCGCTGCAGAACTGCCCGCAGCGTCGTGGCGTGTGCACCCGCGTGTACACCACCACGCCGAAAAAACCTAACTCGGCACTGCGTAAAGTATGCCGTGTGCGTCTGACCAACGGTTTCGAGGTTTCCTCGTACATCGGTGGTGAAGGCCACAACCTGCAAGAGCACAGCGTCGTCCTGATCCGTGGCGGCCGTGTAAAAGACTTGCCAGGTGTTCGTTACCACACCGTTCGCGGCTCTCTGGATACTTCGGGCGTTAAAGGCCGTAACCAGGGTCGTTCGAAGTACGGTACCAAGCGTCCGAAGTAA
- the rpsG gene encoding 30S ribosomal protein S7, with product MPRRRVAAKREILDDPKYGSQILAKFMNHVMESGKKAVAERIVYGALDTVKARKNSDPLEIFEKALDAIAPLVEVKSRRVGGATYQVPVEVRPSRRNALAMRWLVDYARKRGEKSMALRLAGELLDAAEGKGAAVKKREDVHRMAEANKAFSHYRF from the coding sequence ATGCCAAGACGTCGTGTAGCAGCAAAACGTGAGATCCTTGACGATCCGAAGTACGGATCCCAGATTCTCGCCAAGTTCATGAACCACGTGATGGAAAGCGGCAAGAAGGCTGTAGCCGAGCGCATCGTTTACGGTGCCCTGGATACCGTCAAAGCACGCAAGAACAGCGACCCCCTGGAAATCTTCGAGAAAGCTCTCGACGCCATCGCTCCGCTGGTCGAAGTTAAGTCCCGTCGTGTCGGCGGTGCCACTTACCAGGTTCCGGTTGAAGTTCGTCCATCCCGTCGTAACGCTCTGGCAATGCGCTGGCTCGTAGACTACGCCCGCAAGCGCGGCGAGAAGTCGATGGCTCTGCGCCTGGCCGGCGAGCTGCTGGATGCTGCTGAAGGCAAGGGTGCTGCAGTCAAGAAGCGTGAAGACGTGCACCGTATGGCCGAGGCCAACAAAGCGTTCTCGCACTACCGCTTCTAA
- the fusA gene encoding elongation factor G, producing the protein MARTTAINRYRNIGICAHVDAGKTTTTERILFYTGLSHKMGEVHDGAATTDWMVQEQERGITITSAAVTTFWKGSRGQYDNYRVNVIDTPGHVDFTIEVERSLRVLDGAVVVFCGTSGVEPQSETVWRQANKYGVPRVVYVNKMDRAGANFLRVVGQIKNRLGHTPVPVQLAIGAEDDFQGQVDLIKMKAIYWNEDDKGTTYREEEIPADMVDLANEWRNNMVEAAAEANEELMNKYLEEGDLSVEDIKAGLRARTLASEIVPAVCGSSFKNKGVPLVLDAVIDFLPAPTEIPAIKGIHPDLAEVPKDEITEAQQDERHADDAEPFSALAFKIATDPFVGTLTFVRVYSGVLTSGDSVINSVKGKKERVGRMVQMHANQREEIKEVRAGDIAALIGMKDVTTGETLCDADKPIILERMDFPEPVISLSVEPKTKQDQEKMGIALGKLAQEDPSFRVKTDEETGQTIISGMGELHLDIIVDRMKREFNVEANIGKPQVSYREKITKSGVEIEGKFVRQSGGRGQFGHCWIRFSEPEQDDKGNITEGLVFSNEVVGGVIPKEYIPAIQKGIEEQMKNGVVAGYPLIGLKAAVFDGSYHDVDSNEMAFKIAASMATKQLAQKGGGVVLEPIMKVEVVTPEDYLGDVMGDLNRRRGLVQGMDESVSGRVVRAEVPLGEMFGYATDVRSMSQGRASYSMEFSKYAEAPSNIVEALVKKQG; encoded by the coding sequence ATGGCTCGTACTACAGCAATTAACCGCTACCGTAACATCGGTATCTGCGCCCACGTTGACGCGGGCAAGACTACCACTACCGAGCGGATCCTGTTCTACACAGGTCTGAGCCACAAGATGGGCGAGGTGCACGACGGCGCCGCGACCACCGACTGGATGGTGCAGGAGCAGGAGCGCGGTATCACCATTACCTCCGCTGCCGTTACCACCTTCTGGAAAGGTTCCCGTGGTCAGTATGACAACTACCGCGTAAACGTCATCGATACCCCCGGCCACGTTGACTTCACCATTGAAGTAGAGCGTTCGCTGCGTGTACTCGACGGCGCGGTCGTTGTGTTCTGCGGTACCTCCGGCGTTGAGCCGCAGTCCGAAACCGTATGGCGTCAGGCCAACAAGTACGGCGTTCCACGTGTTGTTTACGTGAACAAGATGGACCGTGCTGGTGCCAACTTCCTGCGCGTTGTCGGCCAGATCAAGAACCGCCTGGGTCACACCCCGGTTCCGGTCCAGCTGGCTATCGGTGCAGAAGACGACTTCCAGGGTCAGGTTGACCTGATCAAGATGAAAGCCATCTACTGGAACGAAGACGACAAGGGCACCACCTACCGCGAGGAAGAAATTCCTGCGGATATGGTCGACCTGGCTAACGAATGGCGCAACAACATGGTTGAAGCTGCCGCCGAAGCCAACGAAGAGCTGATGAACAAGTACCTTGAAGAAGGTGACCTGTCCGTCGAAGACATCAAGGCCGGTCTGCGCGCGCGTACCCTGGCCAGCGAGATCGTTCCGGCTGTCTGCGGTTCGTCGTTCAAGAACAAGGGCGTTCCCCTGGTTCTCGACGCCGTTATCGACTTCCTGCCTGCTCCGACCGAGATTCCTGCGATCAAGGGTATCCACCCTGATCTGGCCGAAGTGCCGAAGGATGAAATCACCGAAGCGCAGCAGGACGAGCGTCACGCTGACGACGCAGAGCCGTTCTCGGCCCTGGCGTTCAAGATCGCTACCGACCCGTTCGTAGGTACCCTGACCTTCGTTCGCGTTTACTCGGGCGTTCTGACCTCTGGTGACTCGGTCATCAACTCGGTCAAAGGCAAGAAAGAGCGCGTTGGTCGTATGGTGCAGATGCACGCCAACCAGCGTGAAGAGATCAAGGAAGTGCGCGCTGGCGACATCGCGGCCCTGATCGGCATGAAGGACGTTACCACTGGTGAAACCCTGTGCGACGCTGACAAGCCAATCATCCTTGAGCGCATGGACTTCCCGGAGCCAGTGATTTCGCTGTCTGTCGAGCCGAAGACCAAGCAGGACCAGGAAAAGATGGGTATCGCTCTGGGCAAACTGGCTCAGGAAGACCCGTCGTTCCGCGTCAAGACCGACGAAGAGACTGGCCAGACCATCATCTCCGGTATGGGTGAGCTGCACCTGGACATCATCGTTGACCGCATGAAGCGTGAATTCAACGTTGAGGCCAACATCGGCAAGCCGCAGGTTTCGTACCGCGAGAAGATCACCAAGTCCGGTGTCGAGATCGAAGGCAAGTTCGTTCGCCAGTCGGGCGGTCGTGGTCAGTTCGGTCACTGCTGGATCCGTTTCTCGGAGCCAGAGCAGGACGACAAGGGCAACATCACCGAAGGTCTGGTGTTCTCCAACGAAGTCGTTGGTGGTGTCATTCCTAAGGAATACATCCCTGCGATCCAGAAGGGTATCGAAGAGCAGATGAAAAACGGCGTTGTTGCCGGTTATCCTCTGATCGGCCTGAAGGCCGCGGTATTCGATGGTTCGTACCACGACGTCGACTCCAACGAAATGGCGTTCAAGATCGCCGCTTCGATGGCAACCAAGCAACTGGCCCAGAAGGGCGGTGGCGTGGTTCTCGAGCCGATCATGAAGGTCGAAGTTGTAACCCCGGAAGACTACCTGGGTGACGTGATGGGTGACCTGAACCGTCGTCGTGGTCTGGTCCAGGGTATGGATGAGTCGGTCTCTGGCCGTGTCGTCCGCGCTGAAGTTCCGCTCGGAGAGATGTTCGGTTACGCAACCGACGTTCGTTCCATGTCTCAGGGTCGCGCAAGCTACTCCATGGAATTCTCCAAATACGCCGAAGCTCCGTCGAACATCGTCGAAGCACTCGTTAAAAAACAAGGCTAA
- the tuf gene encoding elongation factor Tu produces MAKEKFDRSLPHVNVGTIGHVDHGKTTLTAALTRVCSEVFGSAVVEFDKIDSAPEEKARGITINTAHVEYNSNIRHYAHVDCPGHADYVKNMITGAAQMDGAILVCSAADGPMPQTREHILLSRQVGVPYIVVFLNKADLVDDAELLELVEMEVRDLLSTYDFPGDDTPIIIGSARMALEGKDDNEMGTTAVKKLVETLDAYIPEPVRAVDQPFLMPIEDVFSISGRGTVVTGRIERGIVRVQDPLEIVGLRETSTTTCTGVEMFRKLLDEGRAGENCGVLLRGTKRDDVERGQVLVKPGSVKPHTKFTAEVYVLSKEEGGRHTPFFKGYRPQFYFRTTDVTGNCELPEGVEMVMPGDNIQMTVTLIKTIAMEDGLRFAIREGGRTVGAGVVAKIIE; encoded by the coding sequence GTGGCTAAAGAAAAATTTGATCGTTCCCTTCCCCACGTTAACGTCGGCACCATCGGCCACGTTGACCACGGTAAGACCACTCTGACCGCAGCTCTGACTCGCGTCTGCTCCGAAGTTTTCGGTTCGGCAGTCGTTGAGTTCGACAAGATCGACTCGGCTCCGGAAGAAAAAGCGCGCGGTATCACCATCAACACCGCTCACGTCGAGTACAACTCGAACATTCGTCACTACGCTCACGTTGACTGCCCAGGTCACGCTGACTACGTGAAGAACATGATCACCGGTGCTGCCCAGATGGACGGCGCGATCCTGGTTTGCTCGGCCGCCGATGGTCCGATGCCACAAACCCGTGAGCACATCCTGCTGTCCCGTCAGGTAGGCGTTCCTTACATCGTGGTCTTCCTGAACAAGGCTGACCTGGTAGACGACGCTGAGCTGCTGGAACTGGTCGAGATGGAAGTTCGCGACCTGCTGTCCACCTACGACTTCCCAGGCGACGACACCCCGATCATCATCGGTTCGGCTCGTATGGCCCTGGAAGGCAAAGACGACAACGAAATGGGTACTACCGCTGTCAAGAAGCTGGTAGAAACTCTGGATGCCTATATCCCTGAGCCAGTTCGTGCCGTTGACCAGCCGTTCCTGATGCCGATCGAAGACGTATTCTCGATCTCGGGTCGTGGTACCGTTGTTACCGGTCGTATCGAGCGTGGTATCGTCCGCGTTCAGGATCCGCTGGAAATCGTTGGTCTGCGTGAAACTTCGACCACCACCTGCACCGGTGTCGAAATGTTCCGCAAGCTGCTGGACGAAGGCCGTGCTGGCGAGAACTGCGGCGTTCTGCTGCGTGGTACCAAGCGTGACGACGTTGAGCGTGGCCAGGTTCTGGTCAAGCCAGGTTCGGTCAAGCCGCACACCAAGTTCACCGCAGAAGTCTACGTTCTGTCGAAGGAAGAAGGCGGTCGTCACACTCCGTTCTTCAAAGGCTACCGTCCTCAGTTCTACTTCCGTACCACTGACGTGACCGGTAACTGCGAACTGCCGGAAGGCGTTGAAATGGTAATGCCAGGTGACAACATTCAGATGACTGTCACCCTGATCAAGACCATCGCAATGGAAGACGGTCTGCGCTTCGCTATCCGTGAAGGCGGTCGTACCGTCGGCGCCGGCGTCGTAGCCAAAATCATCGAGTAA
- the rpsJ gene encoding 30S ribosomal protein S10 yields the protein MQNQQIRIRLKAFDHRLIDQSTQEIVETAKRTGAQVRGPIPLPTRKERFTVLVSPHVNKDARDQYEIRTHKRVLDIVQPTDKTVDALMKLDLAAGVEVQISLG from the coding sequence ATGCAAAATCAGCAAATCCGTATCAGGTTGAAGGCTTTCGACCATCGCCTGATCGACCAATCCACCCAGGAAATCGTGGAAACCGCGAAACGTACTGGTGCACAAGTGCGTGGTCCAATTCCACTGCCTACCCGCAAAGAGCGTTTCACCGTTCTGGTTTCCCCGCACGTCAACAAAGACGCGCGTGACCAGTACGAGATCCGCACTCATAAGCGTGTTCTGGACATCGTCCAGCCAACGGATAAAACCGTTGATGCGCTGATGAAGCTTGATCTGGCGGCAGGTGTGGAAGTACAGATCAGCCTCGGCTAA
- the rplC gene encoding 50S ribosomal protein L3, giving the protein MTIGVIGRKCGMTRIFTEEGVSIPVTVIEIEPNRVTQFKTEETDGYRAVQVTVGERRASRVTAAQAGHFAKANVAAGRGVWEFRLEEGDFQAGDLIKAELFTAGQLVDVTGQSKGKGFAGTIKRWNFRGQDNTHGNSVSHRVPGSIGQCQTPGRVFKGKKMSGHMGAERVTVQSLEVVRVDAERNLLLVKGAVPGATGGDVVVRPAVKARG; this is encoded by the coding sequence ATGACTATTGGTGTAATCGGTCGCAAATGCGGTATGACCCGCATTTTCACCGAAGAAGGTGTCTCCATTCCGGTCACGGTCATCGAGATCGAGCCGAATCGCGTCACCCAGTTCAAAACTGAAGAAACCGATGGCTACCGTGCAGTGCAAGTCACTGTCGGTGAGCGTCGTGCTTCGCGTGTGACTGCCGCTCAGGCAGGTCACTTCGCCAAGGCCAACGTTGCCGCTGGTCGCGGTGTCTGGGAGTTCCGTCTTGAAGAAGGCGATTTCCAGGCTGGCGATCTGATCAAAGCTGAACTCTTCACTGCAGGCCAGCTGGTAGACGTTACTGGTCAGTCCAAAGGTAAAGGCTTCGCCGGTACCATCAAGCGCTGGAACTTCCGTGGCCAGGACAACACCCACGGTAACTCCGTGTCGCACCGTGTCCCAGGTTCCATCGGCCAGTGCCAGACTCCTGGTCGTGTGTTCAAGGGCAAGAAAATGTCCGGTCACATGGGCGCCGAGCGCGTGACTGTTCAGTCCCTGGAAGTAGTTCGCGTAGACGCTGAACGCAACCTGCTGCTGGTCAAGGGTGCCGTTCCAGGCGCTACTGGCGGCGACGTGGTTGTACGTCCAGCTGTCAAGGCTCGCGGTTAA
- the rplD gene encoding 50S ribosomal protein L4 — protein sequence MQLNVNDAQAIEVSELTFGGEFNETLVHQAVVAYMAGGRQGTKQQKTRSDVAGGGKRPWRQKGTGRARAGTTRGPIWRGGGVTFAARPQDHSQKLNKKMYRAALRSILAELVRSDRLVVVQDFAVEAPKTKDLLNKLNGMGLNDVLIVSDAVDQNLYLAARNLPHVDVRDVQGSDPVSLIAYEKVLITVSAVKKFEELLG from the coding sequence ATGCAACTCAATGTAAATGACGCTCAGGCGATCGAAGTTTCCGAACTGACTTTCGGTGGCGAATTCAACGAGACGCTGGTACACCAAGCAGTCGTGGCCTACATGGCCGGCGGCCGTCAGGGCACCAAGCAGCAGAAGACCCGTTCCGACGTGGCTGGTGGCGGTAAGCGCCCATGGCGTCAGAAGGGTACTGGCCGTGCTCGTGCTGGTACCACTCGTGGTCCGATCTGGCGTGGCGGTGGTGTAACCTTCGCAGCTCGCCCTCAAGATCACTCGCAGAAGCTCAACAAGAAGATGTACCGCGCAGCCCTGCGCTCCATCCTCGCTGAGCTGGTGCGTAGCGACCGTCTGGTCGTGGTTCAGGACTTCGCTGTTGAAGCGCCGAAAACCAAAGATCTGCTGAACAAGCTGAACGGCATGGGTCTGAACGACGTACTGATCGTTTCCGACGCTGTTGATCAGAACCTGTACCTGGCTGCTCGCAACCTGCCGCACGTCGATGTACGTGACGTACAAGGTTCCGACCCGGTCAGTCTGATCGCATACGAGAAAGTGTTGATCACTGTCTCGGCCGTGAAGAAATTCGAGGAGCTGCTGGGATGA
- the rplW gene encoding 50S ribosomal protein L23, translating to MNQERVFKVLLGPHVSEKATVLAEKKGQFVFKVATDATKLEIKKAVEGLFNVKVENVSTVNVLGKTKRTARGLGKRNDWKKAIVSLQPGQDLDFSSSAE from the coding sequence ATGAACCAGGAACGCGTATTCAAAGTCCTCCTTGGCCCGCACGTTTCCGAGAAGGCTACCGTTCTGGCTGAGAAAAAAGGCCAGTTCGTATTCAAGGTTGCTACCGATGCAACCAAGCTGGAAATCAAGAAAGCTGTCGAAGGCCTGTTCAACGTAAAAGTTGAAAACGTGTCGACTGTTAACGTTCTGGGTAAAACCAAGCGTACCGCACGTGGTCTGGGCAAGCGTAATGACTGGAAGAAGGCGATCGTCTCCCTTCAGCCAGGCCAAGATCTCGATTTCAGCAGCAGTGCTGAGTAA